GGGAGAAGAAGATAGCCCGCAACGAATGCAGCATCTcatcgaagaagaaggttctCATCAGAGAGAGGAGGAGCAGGAAAAATTGTCTGAACGGGGAGAGCCATATAATAAGAATGTTTCTCTATATCACAATGAGTACTAttctggagaagaagatgagggAATTAATCATGAACGCCAGCAAATGATCCTCGATGAGAGCATTAGTGCCATCATAGGAGACAATTTCCAAGATGAAGATCAGCctattgatgaagctgGTATTACTGATAGAAGTAAGGGTTTTGTTTGGGCTGGTGAACTAATATTTTCAGAGATTTCAAATTTCAGAGCATGTGCTTACTTTGTAACTTCTTCAACGTTAATGGATTTTGACAAAGAAAGCCAACAATGTATTTCAATCATAAGacagtttcatcaaatccataagtatcttcaaattgagGGTAGGCTCAACCGTAAAACAGCGCTCGCATACCTCAAAAATTGTATGGACCGTAAGAAATACACCCTCATagttgaatttgttccAGACGAATCAGGAGAAGCATTAACAGATGAAGAGCACCGAAATAACTTCATAAGGTTGTTTAATTACTTCTACAATCGTAACAGATTTGGAGTGATACAAGGCAAGGGGGATTCTGTTAAAGATGCATACTTGATACCTTACCAGGAGGGAGATGTGCcagaaaaagtttttgggTCGTTCAAGTTTCCGAATACTATATTTGAAGTTCGAAGAAGCTCGTTGTCTCAAAGACTTTTTGGAGTGTTTGTAACCAACTTATAATATCAACAAGCATCAATTCTTATCCTGATCATACTATACTAAAATGCTTCTAGAACCCATACACACTAGTAGCCCTATTTAGCAGCACTACCGATAGCAAGGcttctttgtttttgcaAAAGCTGCACTTGAAATCTCTCAAAGTCGTTCAGCTCACTTCTTCTCTGCTTTTGAGCAATATCCTTAGCCCAGTCAGAAGAGGCCCATTGAGAAGAGATATCAGAAGCATCCCATGCCTCCTTGACAGCATCGGAGTTGTCTCCCCTGGAAACGGAATCCAACACTAAGAAGGTTAGTTCTATGTCTTGAAGACGAGCAACTTGtctttcaacatcagtAGATGGTCCATCAACGAGAACTCTCTTCTGGTCGATGATGTCGACAATAGCAGCAAGCTTGTTGTTGATCAAAACAACTCTACCGACTTCCACGAGTCTCCagttcaattcttcaacttcaacgGTTGGGGCGGACATCTTTACTTTGGTTGATAGAAGAAGGacaataattttttttgttgtaCTGCAAAAAACAAG
This is a stretch of genomic DNA from Komagataella phaffii GS115 chromosome 3, complete sequence. It encodes these proteins:
- a CDS encoding 60S ribosomal protein L14, with product MSAPTVEVEELNWRLVEVGRVVLINNKLAAIVDIIDQKRVLVDGPSTDVERQVARLQDIELTFLVLDSVSRGDNSDAVKEAWDASDISSQWASSDWAKDIAQKQRRSELNDFERFQVQLLQKQRSLAIGSAAK